From bacterium, one genomic window encodes:
- a CDS encoding HD domain-containing protein, whose amino-acid sequence MAKTTFSDLIILLSGGINQRRLYFDGHPKVRGQGESFVRLLREMLAESGDTAFFFGVLNEKFVHEGKYLIGPSIAGRNLLQFAEKMQCGGFRFGERVEADEIAAFFRVAADLRDKTARLEDSQAMLRAANIRNIELTPFYREAGTGQGPTAEEIARIDPGLIEFDFSGYEGEEGGMGRSVADKLAPMMPIFQSMFATVAEHTLSVANDRDLDLSRTRAVGESLFSVSDQETMDIMTLMRYPDYDSYTIGHSVRVSTLALTVGREMGWPDHMLSELATAGLLHDIGKAKVPEEILYKPGRLDPEERKIAESHAAIGANILLSRGEASPLIIAGAWGHHIRHDGGGYPNPPEWAVLSPIAGLIQICDVFEALTAARPYKLPMPPRRAFEIILKDRTAFSPVATSALIRAIGLYPPGSEVQLSDGSRGYVVRKGPDWEQPEVKVTVLKDGTRVDPDDQVVRKLYEEKDLEVADFLMVGLTPEETREAATVDEEMMKATAEQIDSIMEDAQS is encoded by the coding sequence GTGGCCAAGACGACGTTCAGTGATCTGATCATCCTGCTCTCGGGCGGGATCAACCAGCGGCGGCTGTATTTCGACGGCCACCCGAAGGTGCGCGGCCAGGGCGAGTCGTTCGTCAGGCTGCTGCGCGAGATGCTCGCCGAGTCGGGCGACACCGCCTTCTTCTTCGGCGTGCTCAACGAGAAGTTCGTGCACGAGGGGAAGTACCTGATCGGGCCCTCCATCGCCGGACGCAACCTGCTCCAGTTCGCCGAGAAGATGCAGTGCGGCGGTTTCCGTTTCGGCGAGCGCGTCGAGGCCGACGAGATCGCCGCCTTCTTCCGCGTCGCCGCCGACCTGCGCGACAAGACCGCCCGCCTCGAGGACTCGCAGGCCATGCTGCGGGCCGCGAACATCCGCAACATCGAGCTGACGCCCTTCTACCGCGAGGCCGGCACCGGCCAGGGGCCGACCGCCGAGGAGATCGCGCGCATCGATCCGGGTCTCATCGAGTTCGACTTCTCGGGCTACGAGGGCGAGGAAGGCGGCATGGGGCGCAGCGTGGCCGACAAGCTGGCGCCGATGATGCCCATCTTCCAGTCCATGTTCGCGACGGTGGCCGAGCACACCCTGTCCGTGGCCAACGACCGGGATCTCGACCTGAGCCGGACCCGGGCCGTGGGCGAGTCGCTGTTCAGCGTCTCCGACCAGGAGACCATGGACATCATGACCCTCATGCGCTACCCGGACTACGACAGCTACACCATCGGCCACTCGGTGCGCGTCTCGACGCTGGCGCTGACGGTGGGCCGCGAGATGGGCTGGCCCGACCACATGCTCAGCGAGCTGGCCACCGCCGGCCTGCTGCACGACATCGGCAAGGCCAAGGTGCCCGAGGAGATCCTCTACAAGCCCGGCCGCCTCGACCCGGAAGAGCGCAAGATCGCCGAGAGCCACGCGGCCATCGGCGCCAACATCCTGCTCTCGCGCGGCGAGGCCTCGCCCCTGATCATCGCCGGCGCGTGGGGCCACCACATCCGGCACGACGGCGGCGGCTACCCGAACCCGCCCGAGTGGGCCGTGCTCAGCCCCATCGCCGGGCTGATCCAGATCTGCGACGTGTTCGAGGCCCTCACCGCGGCGCGGCCCTACAAGCTGCCCATGCCGCCGCGCCGCGCCTTCGAGATCATCCTCAAGGACCGCACGGCGTTCTCGCCCGTGGCGACGTCGGCGCTGATCCGCGCCATCGGCCTGTACCCGCCGGGCTCCGAGGTGCAGCTCAGCGACGGCTCGCGCGGCTACGTGGTGCGCAAGGGCCCGGACTGGGAGCAGCCCGAGGTGAAGGTGACGGTGCTGAAGGACGGCACCCGCGTCGATCCGGACGACCAGGTGGTCCGGAAGCTGTACGAGGAGAAGGATCTCGAGGTGGCGGACTTCCTCATGGTCGGCCTGACGCCGGAGGAGACCCGCGAGGCCGCGACGGTGGACGAGGAGATGATGAAGGCCACGGCCGAGCAGATCGATTCGATCATGGAGGACGCGCAGAGCTGA
- a CDS encoding AtpZ/AtpI family protein, whose amino-acid sequence MSDDDRPEPFHAYPESPDLGRVDDLRRRMREGRSDDLKQSRVTRKVGKSARDLGAYTLIPSLMIAGPVVGFLVGRGVEKLWGGEPWGAVGGLLLGVVAAFREVFLLLKRKQEQDAAEKRRGDAGRD is encoded by the coding sequence ATGTCGGACGACGATCGCCCCGAACCCTTCCACGCCTACCCCGAGTCGCCCGACCTGGGGCGGGTCGACGACCTGCGCCGCCGCATGCGGGAAGGGCGCAGCGACGACTTGAAGCAGTCCCGGGTCACGCGCAAGGTGGGCAAATCGGCCCGCGACCTGGGTGCCTACACGCTCATTCCCAGCCTGATGATCGCCGGACCGGTGGTGGGCTTCCTCGTCGGCCGCGGGGTCGAGAAGCTCTGGGGCGGCGAACCGTGGGGCGCGGTGGGGGGGCTGCTGCTGGGCGTCGTGGCGGCGTTCCGCGAGGTCTTCCTGCTGCTCAAGCGCAAGCAGGAGCAGGATGCGGCGGAGAAACGCCGGGGCGACGCGGGCCGCGACTAG
- a CDS encoding ParA family protein codes for MAKIIAISNQKGGVGKTTTAVNLAASLAVAEKRTLLIDLDPQGNASSGVGISPDGKTSYELMLGAEAVDGCIQGSPIGFLDVIPTDRRLAGAEVELVNEDDRETFLKRAIGGLRGSYDFILVDTPPSLGMLTINALTAADSVLIPIQCEYYALEGLSQLLSTVQLVQRSLNTGLRLEGVLLTMWDGRLKLSNQVAEEAIDFFGEMVYETKIPRNVRLSEAPSFGKPILLYDVECVGARTYLALAQEVIAKNP; via the coding sequence TCGCGATTTCCAATCAGAAAGGCGGGGTCGGCAAGACCACGACGGCCGTCAACCTGGCGGCGAGCCTGGCGGTCGCGGAAAAACGCACCCTTCTGATCGATCTCGATCCGCAGGGGAACGCCTCGAGTGGAGTTGGGATAAGCCCCGATGGAAAAACCAGTTATGAACTCATGCTCGGGGCCGAGGCGGTGGACGGATGCATTCAGGGCTCTCCGATCGGTTTTCTGGACGTCATTCCGACCGATCGCCGCCTGGCCGGCGCCGAAGTCGAGCTGGTCAACGAGGATGACCGCGAGACATTTCTCAAGCGGGCGATCGGGGGTCTGCGGGGTTCGTACGACTTCATCCTCGTCGACACGCCGCCGAGCCTGGGCATGCTCACCATCAACGCCCTGACCGCAGCCGATTCGGTGCTCATCCCAATCCAGTGCGAGTACTACGCCCTGGAGGGGCTCAGCCAGCTGCTGAGCACGGTGCAACTCGTTCAGCGCAGCCTGAATACGGGCCTGCGGCTCGAGGGCGTCCTGCTGACCATGTGGGACGGGCGGTTGAAGCTGTCGAACCAGGTGGCCGAAGAGGCCATCGACTTCTTCGGCGAGATGGTCTACGAGACGAAGATCCCCCGGAACGTGCGCCTGAGCGAGGCGCCGTCGTTCGGCAAGCCGATCCTCCTGTACGACGTGGAGTGCGTCGGCGCCCGCACCTACCTGGCGCTCGCGCAGGAAGTCATCGCCAAGAACCCCTGA
- a CDS encoding ParB/RepB/Spo0J family partition protein, whose protein sequence is MSKNRVLGKGLSALLNGADLKGMPLPAAATAPGAAAADAGATVREVALEAIGFNPDQPRKLFDNNKLEELAESIRQVGVLQPVLVRPLAAGEKAQPHPDSTTPAAQLAYVVVAGERRVRASRLAGLAKVPVLTCTYEETEALKIALLENIQREDLGPIEEAEAYRGLMDAYGATQEELAAMLGKSRSGVANMVRLLTLEPEIRALLQAGSISRGHAKALLGLPEGPARLQLAKLCASRGLSVRDCEQRVQAGGAKPKRRPKRRSGGSQEDPFVRELAGRAEAVYGSPVAIERDAKTGKGAIQVRFYSDDDLVRLLKIMGVDTEL, encoded by the coding sequence ATGAGCAAGAACCGAGTTCTGGGCAAGGGGTTGTCGGCACTGCTGAACGGCGCCGATCTGAAGGGCATGCCGTTGCCGGCCGCGGCGACCGCCCCCGGCGCGGCGGCGGCCGACGCCGGCGCAACCGTGCGCGAAGTCGCCCTCGAGGCGATCGGGTTCAACCCCGACCAGCCGCGTAAATTGTTTGACAACAATAAGTTAGAAGAATTGGCGGAGTCGATCCGCCAGGTCGGCGTGCTGCAGCCGGTGCTGGTGCGCCCCCTCGCCGCGGGCGAGAAGGCCCAGCCCCATCCCGACAGCACCACCCCGGCCGCCCAACTCGCCTACGTGGTGGTCGCGGGTGAGCGCCGCGTCCGGGCCAGCCGTTTGGCGGGGCTGGCCAAGGTGCCGGTGCTGACCTGCACCTACGAAGAGACCGAAGCCCTGAAGATCGCGCTGCTCGAGAACATCCAGCGCGAGGATCTCGGCCCCATCGAGGAAGCCGAGGCCTACCGCGGCCTCATGGACGCCTACGGCGCGACCCAGGAGGAGCTGGCCGCCATGCTCGGCAAGAGCCGCAGCGGCGTGGCGAACATGGTGCGCCTGCTCACGCTCGAGCCCGAGATCCGGGCGCTGCTGCAGGCGGGCAGCATCTCGCGCGGACACGCCAAGGCGCTGCTGGGTCTGCCGGAGGGGCCGGCGCGGCTGCAGCTGGCCAAGCTGTGCGCGTCGCGCGGGCTGTCGGTGCGCGACTGCGAGCAGCGGGTGCAGGCCGGCGGCGCGAAACCGAAGCGCAGGCCGAAGCGCCGCAGCGGCGGTTCGCAGGAAGATCCGTTCGTGCGCGAGCTCGCGGGCCGCGCCGAGGCGGTCTACGGCTCGCCGGTGGCCATCGAGCGCGACGCGAAGACCGGCAAGGGCGCCATCCAGGTGCGGTTCTACTCCGACGACGACCTGGTCCGCCTGCTCAAGATCATGGGCGTCGACACGGAGCTGTGA
- a CDS encoding PAS domain S-box protein — protein MEGRSPSPPLRRLARSLGERFAVGRILQLRIILGLLVLASVVFLVFTFTRLVGEYHETGSLTALWQREWRGGAALIDILRDGLFQLFVLILGWSLFLRLRFSQLGHLRLRRSEQKYRSIINHAGEAIFLLDDKGRVLEWNKKAEKLFAVFRRNALGVNICKLDMGFDLPVLQIFADVQRVQRSLTYETQVARRDGATLQLSLTFSCIHGGSGPMADKADSFAVIARDITSEKQLETRMSETEKLAGIGQLAAGIAHQLNTPLGSILLSAQMLEETIEDEDDSEDIRRIIRQTEQCRGIIKGLLNFARPTGSERGRVDLAEIIDDTAFLMEKQLKVAAVELAVTADTPTEIFGNRNEIEQVFFNLLANALDAMSGGGRIDVRISDGGAGELKVVFADTGDGIPREAQDRVFLPFFTTKDYGKGTGLGLSIVARIVHEHGGRIDLDSEPGRGTAFTLWFPRAREGQGGGSGHLALIDDQAEEPSPTDHGTGTPGQSPDA, from the coding sequence ATGGAGGGTCGCTCGCCGTCACCGCCGCTGCGCCGGCTCGCGCGCTCTCTCGGCGAGCGCTTCGCCGTCGGCCGGATCCTGCAGCTGCGGATCATCCTCGGCCTGCTCGTGCTGGCGTCGGTGGTGTTCCTCGTCTTCACCTTCACGCGCCTGGTCGGCGAGTACCACGAGACGGGTTCGCTGACGGCGCTGTGGCAGCGGGAGTGGCGCGGGGGCGCGGCGCTGATCGACATCCTGCGCGACGGCCTCTTCCAGCTCTTCGTGCTCATCCTCGGCTGGAGCCTCTTCCTGCGTCTGCGCTTCAGCCAGCTCGGCCACCTGCGGCTGCGGCGCAGCGAGCAGAAGTACCGCAGCATCATCAACCACGCCGGCGAGGCCATCTTCCTGCTCGACGACAAGGGCCGCGTGCTCGAGTGGAACAAGAAGGCCGAGAAGCTCTTCGCCGTGTTCCGGCGCAACGCCCTGGGCGTGAACATCTGCAAGCTCGACATGGGCTTCGACCTGCCCGTGCTGCAGATCTTCGCCGATGTGCAGCGCGTGCAGCGCAGCCTCACCTACGAGACCCAGGTGGCGCGCCGCGACGGCGCCACCCTGCAGCTCAGCCTGACCTTCTCGTGCATCCACGGCGGCTCCGGGCCCATGGCCGACAAGGCCGACAGCTTTGCGGTCATCGCCCGCGACATCACCAGCGAGAAGCAGCTCGAGACGCGCATGAGCGAGACGGAGAAGCTGGCGGGCATCGGGCAGCTCGCGGCCGGCATCGCCCACCAGCTCAACACGCCCCTCGGTTCGATCCTGCTCTCGGCCCAGATGCTCGAGGAGACCATCGAGGACGAGGACGACAGCGAGGACATCCGGCGCATCATCCGGCAGACCGAGCAGTGCCGCGGGATCATCAAGGGCCTGCTGAACTTCGCGCGCCCCACGGGCAGCGAGCGCGGCCGCGTCGACCTGGCCGAGATCATCGACGACACGGCCTTCCTCATGGAGAAGCAGCTGAAGGTGGCCGCGGTCGAGCTCGCGGTGACGGCCGACACGCCGACCGAGATCTTCGGCAACCGGAACGAGATCGAGCAGGTGTTCTTCAACCTGCTGGCCAACGCCCTGGACGCCATGTCGGGCGGCGGACGCATCGACGTGCGGATCAGCGACGGCGGGGCGGGCGAGTTGAAGGTCGTCTTCGCCGACACGGGCGACGGCATCCCGCGGGAGGCCCAGGACCGCGTCTTCCTGCCCTTCTTCACCACCAAGGACTACGGCAAGGGCACGGGCCTGGGCCTGTCGATCGTGGCCCGCATCGTGCATGAGCACGGGGGACGCATCGACCTGGACAGCGAGCCCGGCCGCGGCACGGCGTTCACGCTCTGGTTCCCGCGGGCGCGGGAGGGCCAGGGCGGCGGATCCGGCCATCTGGCCCTGATCGACGACCAGGCCGAGGAGCCGTCACCGACCGATCACGGAACAGGCACCCCCGGCCAGAGTCCGGACGCCTGA
- a CDS encoding MarR family transcriptional regulator encodes MLPNLPLPDDGPAAEEAVKTAFIQDYGQGYQSFGLPKLMGQVVGLLLYHAGPLSLDDITAELQVSKGPVSQIMRRLRDHDLVSKVWVPGSRRDYYEATTDIFGQAFTNHARLQQRNLELARKYSGLIRDTDAELPASFAARIAEMDRFYTLMRHHFAAFLAEWESSRTETEGAETTTREHES; translated from the coding sequence ATGTTGCCCAACCTGCCTCTCCCCGACGATGGGCCGGCCGCCGAAGAGGCCGTCAAGACCGCCTTCATCCAGGACTACGGGCAGGGGTACCAGAGCTTCGGCCTACCCAAGCTCATGGGGCAGGTGGTGGGGCTGCTGCTCTACCACGCCGGGCCGCTCAGCCTCGACGACATCACCGCCGAACTCCAGGTGAGCAAGGGTCCGGTGTCCCAGATCATGCGCCGGCTGCGCGACCACGACCTCGTCTCGAAGGTGTGGGTCCCCGGCAGCCGTCGCGACTACTACGAGGCCACCACCGACATCTTCGGGCAGGCCTTCACCAACCACGCCCGCCTGCAGCAGCGGAATCTCGAGCTCGCCCGCAAATACTCCGGCCTGATCCGCGACACAGACGCCGAACTGCCCGCCTCGTTCGCGGCCCGCATCGCCGAGATGGACCGCTTCTACACCCTCATGCGACACCACTTCGCGGCCTTCCTCGCCGAGTGGGAATCGTCCCGCACGGAAACCGAGGGCGCCGAAACCACGACCCGGGAGCACGAATCATGA
- a CDS encoding polymer-forming cytoskeletal protein: protein MFNKEPENTAPSAGQTSIIAQGCKFDGKVDVKGTLRIEGEFKGDIGVPESLVIGKTGVVHANCNVKNAIIGGQLYGNITAENKIELQSGSHVEGDIKTKRLVIDEGVFFEGNCSMGAGNRKTPPPAAAPVEDRQPETLKK from the coding sequence ATGTTCAACAAAGAACCGGAAAACACCGCCCCGAGCGCCGGCCAGACCTCGATCATCGCCCAGGGCTGCAAGTTCGACGGCAAGGTCGACGTGAAGGGCACCCTGCGGATCGAGGGCGAGTTCAAGGGCGACATCGGGGTGCCCGAGAGCCTGGTCATCGGCAAGACCGGCGTCGTGCACGCCAACTGCAACGTGAAGAACGCCATCATCGGCGGCCAGCTCTACGGCAACATCACCGCCGAGAACAAGATCGAGCTGCAGAGCGGCTCCCACGTCGAGGGCGACATCAAGACCAAGCGCCTGGTCATCGACGAGGGCGTGTTCTTCGAGGGCAACTGCTCCATGGGCGCAGGCAACCGCAAGACCCCGCCCCCGGCCGCGGCGCCCGTCGAGGACCGGCAGCCGGAGACGCTGAAGAAGTAG
- a CDS encoding HD domain-containing protein, with product MDQRFGDLIILLASGINQRRMYFDAHPRVLAMAREFVATVTPLLAGADGDNEFRFGVHNGKFIRDGRYLVGPSIAGRSLIEFAERLGCGGFVFRLPLGQDDLVAFFRLGAETKNPVGSADEAQRLFAARGLAHVELSPPLSESGEDGEGADAPAEAGNTPDFMAADFAPLLQVYQAMYETVAVNNRRAADGDAAIDLAAARSRGEELVAVSDQGALDVMQFMRYPDFDSYTIGHSVRVATLGALVARELGWPAPVQGEIATAGLLHDIGKGKVPDEILFKPGRLDDDERRIMESHPVTGCRVLLANGETSPTVLSATWGHHLRHDGGGYPDVPAWFVPGAAAALIRVCDVFEALTAVRPYKHPMAPRQAYEILLADPGAYHPRMLGALVRALGLYPPGSEVTLSDGRGAVVVGRGPDLEHPEVRVTHTATGSPIARDDQEAVSLAAVPGIVITGFQQVGLGGEAPAPEDDALAVLDFA from the coding sequence ATGGACCAGCGATTCGGCGACCTGATCATTCTCCTGGCCAGCGGCATCAACCAGCGCCGCATGTACTTCGACGCCCATCCGCGGGTGCTCGCCATGGCCCGCGAGTTCGTGGCCACCGTGACGCCGCTGCTCGCCGGGGCCGACGGCGACAACGAGTTCCGTTTCGGCGTCCACAACGGCAAGTTCATCCGCGACGGGCGCTACCTGGTGGGGCCGTCCATCGCCGGGCGGTCGCTCATCGAATTCGCCGAGCGGCTCGGCTGCGGCGGCTTCGTCTTCCGGCTGCCGCTGGGCCAGGACGACCTGGTGGCGTTCTTCCGGCTCGGGGCCGAGACCAAGAATCCCGTCGGTTCCGCCGACGAGGCGCAGCGCCTGTTCGCCGCCCGCGGCCTCGCCCACGTGGAGCTGAGCCCGCCGCTGAGCGAGAGCGGCGAGGACGGCGAGGGGGCCGACGCGCCAGCCGAAGCGGGGAACACGCCCGACTTCATGGCCGCCGACTTCGCGCCGCTGTTGCAGGTGTACCAGGCCATGTACGAGACGGTGGCCGTCAACAACCGGCGGGCGGCCGACGGCGACGCCGCCATCGACCTGGCCGCCGCCCGCAGCCGCGGCGAGGAGCTGGTCGCCGTCTCGGACCAGGGCGCCCTCGACGTGATGCAGTTCATGCGCTATCCGGACTTCGACAGCTATACCATCGGCCACTCGGTGCGCGTGGCGACCCTCGGCGCGCTGGTCGCCCGCGAGCTCGGCTGGCCGGCGCCCGTGCAGGGCGAGATCGCCACGGCCGGCCTGCTGCACGACATCGGCAAGGGCAAGGTGCCGGACGAGATCCTCTTCAAGCCGGGCCGCCTCGACGACGACGAGCGCCGGATCATGGAGTCGCATCCGGTCACCGGCTGCCGCGTGCTGCTCGCCAACGGCGAGACGAGCCCGACGGTCCTGTCGGCCACCTGGGGCCACCACCTGCGCCACGACGGCGGCGGCTATCCCGACGTGCCCGCCTGGTTCGTCCCGGGCGCGGCGGCGGCGCTGATCCGCGTCTGCGACGTCTTCGAGGCCCTCACCGCGGTGCGGCCCTACAAGCACCCCATGGCGCCGCGCCAGGCCTACGAGATCCTGCTGGCCGACCCGGGCGCCTACCACCCCCGCATGCTCGGCGCCCTCGTGCGCGCCCTCGGCCTGTACCCGCCCGGCTCCGAGGTGACGCTCTCGGACGGCCGCGGCGCCGTGGTCGTGGGCCGCGGCCCCGACCTCGAACACCCCGAGGTGCGCGTGACCCACACCGCCACGGGCTCCCCCATCGCCCGGGACGACCAGGAGGCCGTGTCGCTGGCCGCCGTCCCGGGAATCGTCATCACCGGCTTCCAGCAGGTCGGCCTCGGCGGCGAGGCCCCGGCGCCGGAAGACGACGCCCTGGCCGTTCTCGACTTCGCCTGA
- a CDS encoding peptidoglycan DD-metalloendopeptidase family protein, which yields MRIAPHTRIILMPSDEGPSHEYGITRGMIVVLLVLALGFVGFLGVLMTSFATKHDERQTIEELETQLAEARDELQMAHELAANLEELQQAQEQVLLMLGVEGLGSAAEDSLLADWMDREPGSSAEALQRAATVVSSPRPDRWPARGFVTQEFVTGNPARGVVAHPGIDIAGPRDGPIVAAAPGMVARTGVDDYLGNFVEIQHGLGYLTVYGHCSRVAVSQGDRVAAGQVIAYVGDTGQATAPHLHFEIWEQGEAVDPRTIVAGEPEQK from the coding sequence ATGCGCATCGCCCCGCATACCCGGATCATCCTCATGCCGTCGGACGAGGGTCCGTCGCACGAGTACGGCATCACGCGCGGCATGATCGTGGTGCTGCTCGTGCTCGCCCTGGGGTTCGTGGGCTTCCTGGGCGTGCTCATGACCAGCTTCGCCACCAAGCACGACGAGCGGCAGACCATCGAGGAGCTCGAGACGCAGCTGGCCGAGGCGCGCGACGAGCTGCAGATGGCCCACGAGCTGGCGGCGAACCTGGAGGAGCTGCAGCAGGCCCAGGAGCAGGTGCTGCTCATGCTGGGCGTGGAGGGCCTGGGCAGCGCCGCCGAGGACTCGCTGCTGGCCGACTGGATGGACCGCGAACCGGGTTCCTCGGCCGAGGCCCTGCAACGGGCGGCGACGGTGGTGTCGAGCCCCCGGCCCGACCGCTGGCCCGCCCGGGGATTCGTGACCCAGGAGTTCGTGACCGGCAATCCGGCCCGGGGGGTCGTGGCCCATCCGGGCATCGACATCGCCGGCCCGCGCGACGGGCCGATCGTGGCCGCCGCGCCCGGCATGGTGGCCCGCACCGGCGTCGACGACTACCTGGGAAACTTCGTTGAAATCCAGCACGGGCTGGGTTATTTGACCGTGTACGGCCACTGCAGCCGGGTCGCGGTCAGCCAGGGCGACCGGGTCGCGGCCGGCCAGGTGATCGCCTACGTGGGCGACACCGGCCAGGCGACGGCCCCCCATCTGCACTTCGAGATCTGGGAGCAGGGCGAGGCCGTCGATCCGCGCACGATCGTGGCGGGCGAGCCCGAACAGAAATAG
- a CDS encoding DUF2779 domain-containing protein yields the protein MPAPRPISKSRYLNGLQCPKLLWNQIHARERIPPPDPAQQHIFDTGHEVGDLAKKLYPGGIEVAMNFADPAETARETAALMARPREERVPIFEASFLVEGRYCRVDVLVPVEDGRWNLVEVKSSTRVRDVNVNDVAFQCDTLTRAGVALGQLFIMHVNTGYVRGEAFEVRPFFHLEEVTTRVKPLLEYVPRAVERMHATLAGSEPDVPIGPRCHTPYDCPLVPLCWADLPPGNVTELYRGGRRAFGFLDEGLFKIADLPDDQLSPTQRIQARTLRTGEPHVEAAALRAWLDALAYPLHHLDFETMNPAVPPLAGLRPYQRLPFQFSLHIQDAPGAPARHVDFLATAPADPRGALVAALHAIGDEGHILAWNMGFEKGVLDDLAEAFPDEAEWLAGLADRLVDLIDPFRHFWFHHPDQKGSCSLKAVLPALTGKDYAALEIADGHHAARAYVEAVFGQADEAAREQVFADLRRYCALDTLAMVEILSELEKVAPGGA from the coding sequence ATGCCCGCACCCCGCCCCATCTCCAAGTCGCGCTACCTGAACGGGTTGCAGTGCCCGAAGCTGCTCTGGAACCAGATCCACGCCCGCGAGCGCATTCCGCCCCCGGATCCGGCCCAGCAGCACATCTTCGACACCGGCCACGAGGTGGGCGATCTGGCCAAGAAGCTCTATCCCGGCGGGATCGAGGTGGCCATGAACTTCGCCGACCCGGCCGAGACCGCCCGGGAAACCGCCGCGCTGATGGCGCGGCCCCGCGAGGAGCGGGTGCCGATCTTCGAGGCGAGCTTCCTGGTCGAGGGGCGCTACTGCCGGGTCGACGTGCTGGTGCCGGTGGAGGACGGGCGCTGGAACCTGGTCGAGGTGAAGTCTTCGACCCGGGTGCGCGACGTGAACGTGAACGACGTCGCCTTCCAGTGCGACACCCTGACGCGGGCGGGCGTGGCGCTCGGGCAGCTCTTCATCATGCACGTGAACACGGGGTACGTGCGGGGCGAAGCCTTCGAGGTGCGGCCCTTCTTCCACCTCGAGGAGGTCACGACGCGGGTCAAGCCGCTGCTCGAGTACGTGCCGCGGGCGGTGGAGCGCATGCACGCGACCCTGGCCGGCTCCGAGCCGGACGTGCCGATCGGGCCGCGCTGCCACACGCCCTACGACTGCCCGCTGGTGCCGCTGTGCTGGGCCGACCTGCCGCCGGGCAACGTGACCGAGCTGTACCGGGGCGGGCGGCGCGCGTTCGGGTTCCTCGACGAGGGCCTGTTCAAGATCGCCGACCTGCCCGACGACCAGCTCTCGCCGACCCAGCGGATCCAGGCCCGGACCCTGCGCACGGGCGAGCCCCACGTGGAGGCGGCCGCGCTGCGCGCGTGGCTCGACGCGCTGGCGTACCCGCTGCACCATCTCGACTTCGAGACCATGAACCCCGCCGTGCCGCCGCTGGCCGGACTGCGGCCCTACCAGCGGCTGCCGTTCCAGTTCTCCCTGCACATCCAGGACGCGCCCGGGGCGCCCGCCCGCCACGTGGACTTCCTGGCCACCGCGCCCGCCGATCCGCGCGGCGCGCTGGTGGCGGCCCTGCACGCCATCGGCGACGAAGGGCACATCCTGGCCTGGAACATGGGGTTCGAGAAGGGCGTGCTCGACGACCTGGCCGAGGCGTTTCCCGACGAGGCCGAGTGGCTGGCCGGTCTGGCCGACCGCCTGGTCGACCTGATCGATCCGTTCCGCCACTTCTGGTTCCACCATCCGGACCAGAAGGGGAGCTGCTCGCTGAAGGCCGTGCTGCCGGCGCTGACGGGCAAGGACTACGCCGCCCTGGAGATCGCCGACGGCCACCATGCGGCGCGTGCGTACGTCGAAGCCGTCTTCGGCCAGGCCGACGAAGCGGCGCGGGAGCAGGTCTTCGCCGACCTGCGGCGCTACTGCGCCCTGGACACCCTGGCCATGGTCGAGATCCTGTCCGAGCTGGAGAAGGTGGCGCCGGGCGGCGCGTGA